The sequence AGGGTTATTGATGCAGATAGAATCAGCCGCGAATTGACCAAGCCTTATAAGCCTGCATGGAAAGAGATCGTTAAAAGCTTTGGCAGGGAGTTTCTTCTTCCTGATGAAAATCTTGACAGAAAAAAGATTGCAGGCGAGGTGTTTAAAAATAAAAAAAAACTTCAGCTCCTTAATAAAATAATGCATCAGAGAATTCTTGCACAAATAGAAAGAGAAGTAAAAAAAGAGAGGAAGGAAAAACCAGATTCTTTAATCATTGTTGATGCGCCGCTTCTCATTGAGCTTGGATATAACAGGTTTGCTGAAAAGGTTATCGTCGTTTCTGCTGACAGGAAAACTCAGATAGAAAGGATGATTAAGCGGGATAAAATTTCAAAAGAAGAGGCTCTGCTAAGATTAAAATCTCAGATGCCTGTTTCAGAAAAAATCAGATTTGCAGATTACCTTGTTGACAACTCAGGTTCAAAAGCCATGACTTTTAAAACAGTAAAAAAAATCTTTTCTGAACTTTCCTCCCTGTTTGAAGCTCCCTGCAGCAAGCTGTAGGGAATTTCCAAATGTAAGGAATTTTTTACGCCACCTTAAGCGTTACACTCTCAATCCTTGATGCTCTTAATTTTTTAACCCTGACATATACTATTATCTGGCCTGCTTCTTTGTTAGCTTTGGCAAGCTCCTTATTTTTTTCTGCGAGCTCTTTGTCATAGTCAGGGAGTAATACAATCAAAGCGTTGTCTGGAATTTTACCCTCTATTTCAGGATGTTCAAGAAGATATAGTTCAAATTCTGTAGAAAGCTGTTGGTTTTTTCTGAACAATTCCTCTCTTATCATCTTTTTATTTCTGCCCCTTTCTTCATTAATTTTTTCCAAATCTAAAATAAAAATTAAAAAAGTCAATTATGGTGAAGCAGTTACAGGCAAAGATTTTGCAGAAAGAGATATTGGATAGAGAAAATAATACTTATTTCTTCACTGATGTATTTTTCAAAGAATGGATAAGGTGTAAGATTTGAATTATACATTGGATGAACTAATGTATCACCCAACATCTTGTGTTATACACTCTACCCGTTAGGCTTAAGAAAGGGATAAACCCTATCCCACATTATCCAAGCAAAAATATATTGATTTGCCTTGACAGCAGATTCTAAATTATAAACCCTTTGACAAGATAGATTTGATGTATAGTATTATTTTAAGGTTCTATGAAAAAAATAAACATATTTCATGAATTTGTCCTCATCAATTTCTTTACTATTTTAGTCATAGTAGTGGTTTTTTCTTATTCCATCTCCAATCTCCTCATCTCCAACATGTTAAAAAGGGAAGGAAGGATTACCACAGATATTGTAAGGGTTATAACAAGGGTTGATTTAAATGAAGAAAAATTCAAGAAGGCTTTAAGGCTCAAAAAGATAGAAGTATTTCAAGTCTTCTTTGAGAGGCTCAAGAGCATACCAGAATTTATAAGGCTGAAAGTCTATGATGAAGGGGGAACAATTGTCTGGTCGGATGAGGCAAGGGCCATAGGGAAGAATTTTAAAGATAATAAGGAGCTTAAAAGCTCCCTTGCGGGAAATATTGAAGTCAAAATGGGGCTTATAAAAAAAGAGCATATATATGAAATAGAAAAGGTTCCTGAAAGAAGGCTCCTTGAAATCTATGTCCCGCTTCTATCAGAGGATAAAAAAAGAATCTATTCGGTAATGGAGGTTTATAAGTACCC is a genomic window of Candidatus Schekmanbacteria bacterium RIFCSPLOWO2_02_FULL_38_14 containing:
- a CDS encoding dephospho-CoA kinase, translated to MKFIGLTGGICCGKTEVAEMFITLDARVIDADRISRELTKPYKPAWKEIVKSFGREFLLPDENLDRKKIAGEVFKNKKKLQLLNKIMHQRILAQIEREVKKERKEKPDSLIIVDAPLLIELGYNRFAEKVIVVSADRKTQIERMIKRDKISKEEALLRLKSQMPVSEKIRFADYLVDNSGSKAMTFKTVKKIFSELSSLFEAPCSKL